Sequence from the Saccopteryx bilineata isolate mSacBil1 chromosome 6, mSacBil1_pri_phased_curated, whole genome shotgun sequence genome:
ggaatgGGGAAACGTGAAGCTAGTTCTTAGCGGCCTGACGGGTAAGGGTGGAAACTGAGGGTGACGATAGCATCACCAACCAGTCAGTCCATGTTCTCGCTCCTTCCCGGTCAGGATGTATCAGGAGAAGGTGCGCCATCACACTGGGGAAATCCAGGATCTCCGAGGCAACATAAGCCGGCTCATCGCCAAGCTCCAGGAGATGGAAGCCATGTCAGATGAGGTGAGATGCGGGCCATCCTGCCCCCAAACACCCGACTTCTCTGAATGATGTCCTGCTTCCTATAGCCCAAGTTCAGGGGGAGCACATTGCCCAATTACTtcctgaaaaagagagaaataagaggtatatttatttttttaagaatgtgcatgtttgaaaatgtctttatccTGCCCTTACGCTTGATTGACAGTTTGGCTGGGTATAGAATTATAGATAGGAAATAGACTTTCCTCTGAGAATTTTGAAGGAAGTTCACTGTTGTGTTTACTGTTGAGAAACCTAAAGGCACTTTTATTATTGGTCCTTTGAGTGTGGTCTGTTTTTTCATCCATGGGAGTTTGTaggatattgtttttttaatcctCAGTGTTCTATAGCTAACGTACTTGGAGGGTGCTGAGTATCATCAGATCTATGGATTGATGTTTTtcaataattttggaaaattcttagCTATTATCTCTTAAAATACCTACGAAGTCACACAGCATCACTTCTGCCATAATCACAGGCTGATGGGGAGGGAACTTAAGTCCCACCTCTCAATGGGAAGAGCATCAAAGTTGCCTTGAAGAAGAGCGTGGAATGGGAGACCTCCTTGCAGCCATTTTTGGAAAATCTGATCTGCTAAATCTGTGAAGAGTCCAATCAAAATACCATCCTGCATCTACTGAGCACCGAGTTTATCTGGCAGGAGAGTGTAGTGGCTAAGAACCTGCACTCCAGAACCAAACTGCCTGGCTGTTCCTCttgccagctgtgtgatcttggacaagttatcCTTTTGTGCctcgtctataaaatggggataacaataaCAGAGACCTCCTAGGGTTGCTGTGTAGAAATCAGAGTGAATGAATGTGATACTGGGGAGTCCTGGCACATAGTGACCCTAAGTCTAATCTTCACAACACTGGGAGGTAGACATGATTGTcatcccatcttacagatgagaaaatcgaGGCTCAGACAGGCAGTAACTAGCCCAGGTGCCACAGCAGAAAAGGTCTGTCTGATGCCAGGCTCCCCTGCCCTTAGCTTCACCGAGACTCCATCATTCCCTCATCTGACACCTCGTCACAGTGGGTCTGAGAGCACTGAGTAACCGCAGTGGGTCGGGGAGGGGCGGCTCTGTGTGGCCTGGGCTCCCTCCCAGAAGAGTGACTGCGTGGTCCACATGCGTTGTCCACAGGCAGGGGTAAGCTGTTAGGGGCAGTGTTGTGCAATTGCTGGTCACCTGTAGGAACAGACCAGTGCACGGCTTGTGTTTTCTGCCTCTTCAGCAAAAAATGGCCCAGAAAATAATGAAGATGATACAAGGAGACTACATTGAAAAGCCGGACTTCGCCCTGAAGTCGATAGGTAAGTGATCCCCTTCCCCACACCGCCGCCCTCAAGTTTCCACAGAAACTCTTCAGGGGGCAGATTTCATTTCTGGTCTGGTGCGTCCCCTGCTGCTGGGAGGTCAGCAGAGCTGGCCCTGCCCTGGTTGCGGTGGGAGGGGGGATAAaccaataaaaaccaacaaaggCCCAACGACAGGAGTTGGTGCTTCAGAAAAGTAGAGCAGGTGGCTGGGATAGAGGGAAcctgggcgggggcggggggacacTTGGGTTGAAACCTGGTGAGGAGGGAAACGCTCTCCAGAAAAAGGGGGGACCAACGTGAAGGGTGACCCCCCTGAGAACACAGCAGGAGCGGGAGGGCACGCGGGAGGAAGTGCGGTGTGGCCGGCAAGGCGGACCCGCTGCCCGGGGAGCCACCGGCTGACCCAGGCACCCTCAGGCCCAAGGGGGTGTGGGGTCGGAGGGCCTCAGCTCGCCTCCCGGGGCCAGAGGTCCCTCCCCTGGGACATGGGTGTGAGAAGAGCCGCAGTCATGGCGACGTGAGTGCTGACTCGGCGCCAGGCACTGCTGGTCAGACATTTTGGGGTGTTAACTCACCTGCCCCTTACGACAACCTTATGAGGTAGATGCTATCTATCAGGAGCTTTGCTGCTGTTACTATGATAGTTCCCATTTCCCAGAGAAGaccactgaggtccagagagggccAGAGACTCCTCTCAAGTGCACTGGGCACAGAGTCAGTGCCCGATCAGTGAGGCTCCCCCCACCAGGCAGAAGCCAGGACTGCTCGGCTGagaccccccacacacccccacctcccaCACAGGGGCCTCCATCGACTTTGAGCAAACATCGGCCACGTACGCGCACGACAAGGCTCGCTCCTACTGGAACTGGATCCGGCTGTGGAACTACGCACAGCCCCCGGACGTGATCCTCGAGGCAGGTGGTGGTCAGGGGCCTGGGGGGCGCTGCTGAGGTTGGGGGTGAGAGCGAAGGGAACAGGGCCTGCGGCAGGGTCAGGGGGCGATGCAGGAGACAGAGATGGGGCACGGGCGGGGGGCAGAGCAAGGCGGCGGTTGATAAGGTTGGGGGAGAAGGCAGGGGCAAGTTCAGGAGGTAAGGACAAGCAGCAGGGGCCACTGGGGGGCTGGGCAGTAGCAGGAGACAGGCACAGGGGTAGGGGACAGCCTGCTTTAGCACTAGAAGGGCCCCCCCAGTCCTAAAGACTGAGGGTCAGAGAACCCTCAGGGCCCTGAGCAGACACCCATCCTCACTGAGCTGGGCTGAGGGGAAGACAAATAACACTTGCTGCCTGCAATCTGGGGGGCTTCCTGGAGTTGGTGGCACTCAAGCCAAGCTTTGTAGACAGTCAGAATCTGGCTCATTCAAGGAGGTCAGCGGAGGTCTAGGGGAGCAAGGGTGGAGTGAGGAATCCGTCCTCACCGCCCACCTAGCATAACCCCCATTGCACCTGCCTCTTCCAGCCCAACGTGACGCCCGGCAACTGCTGGGCCTTCTCGGGTGACCGTGGCCAGGTGACCATCCGACTGGCCCAGAAGGTCTACCTCTCCAACCTGACCCTGCAGCATATCCCCAAGACCATCTCACTGTCAGGCAGCCTGGACACAGCCCCCAAGGACTTTGTCATCTACGTGAGCATGCCCTGGCAGGGAGCAGTGTTTACCCATAGGGACAGCCCCAGGGTGGTGGCATTCCAGGCACTGTGGCAAACTACGCCTCTCAAGCAGGCGAGAGGGGCTGGAGAGGCTTCGTTCAGGCTGGGCATGGCCAGGGTTGGAGTCAGACTGCAGCCTTCAAGGATGGGGAGAAACAGCTACTCTATTTCAATCCAAGCTTTCAGAACCATTTAGTCCTCAGAGACTGCTGAGCCCCATGTCACTGATAaggacactgaggtccagagGAAAGTAAGGTTAACACCAAAATCCTCCAAGTCAGTTAAAAGCAGAGTTAGAAGCAGACCCTCAGCCTTCTaactcccagtccagtgctcttttCTTTCCATTACTCTGTACTGCAGCAGAATGGTTCCCAGATAGGTAGGGAGCTCCCCATCCTGGGAGGTATGCAAGTCTCCGCTGGAGGGTGGCAGCACTCTCTGAAAGTCCTGCCTGTACCTGACACTTTCTTCCTGGTTCTGAGTCCACAGGGCATGGAAGGCTCCCCCAGGGAAGAAGTGTTTCTGGGGGCGTTTCAGTTTCAGCCAGAAAACGTCATTCAGACGTTCCAGCTGCAGGTATCTACTGGACAGATCTGCCCCACTGTGCACCTACTGTACGCACACTGCGGGCTTACCCCAGGGGACCGACTGGACAAATCTGCCCACTGTGCACCTACTGTACGCACACTGCGGGCTTACCCCAGGGGGCCGACTGGAGAAATCTGCCCACTGTGCACCTACTGTACGCACACTCCGTGCTGGCTTACCCCAGGGGACCGACTGGAGAAATCTGCCCACTGTGCACCTACTGTACGCACACTCCGTGCTGGCTTACCCCAGGGGGCCGACTGGAGAAATCTGCCCACTGTGCACCTACTGTACGCACACTCCGTGCTGGCTTACCCCAGGGGGCCGACTGGAGAAATCTGCCCACTGCGCACCTACTGTACGCACACTGCGGGCTTACCCCAGGGGACCGACTGGAGAAATCTGCCCACTGCGCACCTACTGTACGCACACTCAATGCAGGCTTACCCCAGGGGGCCGACTGGAGAAATCTGCCCACTGCGCACCTACTGTACGCACACTCAATGCAGGCTTACCCCAGGGGACCGACTGGAGAAATCTGCCCACTGTGCACCTACTGTACGCACACTGCGGGCTTACCCCAGGGGACCGACTGGAGAAATCTGCCCACTGCGCACCTACTGTACGCACACTGCGGGCCGGGCTTACCCCAGGGGACCGACTGGAGAAATCTGCCCACTGCGCACCTACTGTACGCACACTCAATGCAGGCTTACCCCAGGGGGCCGACTGGAGAAATCTGCCCACTGCGCACCTACTGTACGCACACTCAATGCAGGCTTACCCCAGGGGACCGACTGGAGAAATCTGCCCACTGTGCACCTACTGTACGCACACTGCGGGCCGGGCTTACCCCAGGGGACCGACTGGAGAAATCTGCCCACTGTGCACCTACTGTACGCACACTCAATGCAGGCTTACCCCAGGGGACCGACTGGAGAAATCTGCCCCACTGCGCACCTACTGTACGCACACTCAATGCAGGCTTACCCCAGGGGACCGACTGGAGAAATCTGCCCACTGTGCACCTACTGTACGCACACTCAATGCAGGCTTACCCCAGGGGACCGACTGGAGAAATCTGCCCACTGTGCACCTACTGTACGCACACTGCGGGCCGGGCTTACCCCAGGGGACCGACTGGAGAAATCTGCCCACTGCGCACCTACTGTACGCACACTGCGGGCTTACCCCAGGGGACCGACTGGAGAAATCTGCCCACTGTGCACCTACTGTACGCACACTGCATGCTAGGCTTACCCCAGGGGACCGACTGGAGAAATCTGCCCACTGTGCACCTACTGTACGCACACTCCGTGCGGGCTTACCCCAGGGGGCCGACTGGAGAAATCTGCCCACTGTGCACCTACTGTACGCACACTGCGGGCCGGGCTTACCCCAGGGGGCCGACTGGAGAAATCTGCCCCACTGTGCACCTACTGTACGCACACTCCGTGCGGGCTTACCCCAGGGGGCCGACTGGAGAAATCTGCCCACTGTGCACCTACTGTACGCACACTGCGGGCCGGGCTTACCCCAGGGGACCGACTGGAGAAATCTGCCCCACTGTGCACCTACTGTACGCACACTCCGTGCGGGCTTACCCCAGGGGGCCGACTGGAGAAATCTGCCCACTGTGCACCTACTGTACGCACACTGCATGCCAGGCTTACCCCAGGGGACCGACTGGAGAAATCTGCCCACTGCGCACCTACTGTACGCACACTGCATGCTGACTTACCCCAGGGAGCCTCACCTCACCTCCCAACAGTCCCAGGAGGTGCACAACTGTCCCTGACCCCCTtgccagagaaggaaactgagcctcagagagAGGGACCTGCTGCCCGGGCCGAGGGAGACCCTGAGGAGACCCATGCAGCCCCCGGCATCTCCCTATCCCCTCGTCCACCCAGAAGCCTTCTCAATGGCAGCAAATGTTGAGCAGGAGGGGCCCATGGGGCTAGGAAGGCTGGCTTACTGTCACACTTAGTATCTTTCCACCGGGTCCAACCatagttggggaaactgaggcctggaggggCGGAGACAGAAGCAGGACAGGAAGGGTAGCTGCCGGAATGGCCCTGAGACTTGGTGAGCGTCTGGGCTTGGCAGCCGACACTGGCCCAAGTCCTGACCCAACCGCAAATTCTGTGTGGTCTGGGCCATTCCCTTCCtcgctgggcctcagtttccccctctgtaaTTCCCTGGTAGGTAGGGACCGTCCAGTCTCGTGCATCCACTGTGTTCCAGGCATCTTGTCTCATGCCCACAGCAACGATGGGAAGCAGATACTGCCACTCCAGTTTACAGAGGGGGATCTAAAGCCCAGAGAGGGGCAGTAGTTtactcagggtcacacagcacatATATGCCAGAGCCCCAAAGCTGGGACCCTTTTCTAATCACAGTGTGTCTGTCCTTCTGGCCTCAGTGCCTTCCATCCCAGCCCTGGCACATCGACTTGCTGTGTGGTCTTGGACCTGTTtgttcccctctctgagcctcagtttccccttcctaTGAAATGGGTCCATTCATCTCCCAAACGCCCTTCTGGACAGGCACAGTGGGGGCCTAAGGGTGAACGGCCCTGTGTTGGTGACTCTCTTTCAGAACCAGCCCACCCGGACTTTTGGGGCCGTCAAGGTGAAGATCTCGAGCAACTGGGGGAACCCACGCTTCACCTGCCTCTACCGCGTGCGTGTGCACGGCTCTGTGACCCCCCCTAAAGAGCAGCCAGATCCCCTACCCTGAGAGAAAGTAAAGTTTATTCTTCATGCCCCAGCCCAAGTCTGTGTGGCTTTGGCTCCAAAGAGTGAGCGGGGGAGGGGGCTAGCCTTTGATGTCTGACACCACGGTGAGCAATCTTTGATCATGTACTGGGTGCCCAGCCACCCTCACTCCAGCCCTCTGAGGCCCTATTTCATAGAGAGGGGACCATGAAGGCCTCCCAGCAACAAAGTGACTATCCAGAGGTCACGGCCAGCAAACGGCAGCAGCACCAGCATTCAAACCCAGGCTGTCTCACACCTGGATGTGACCCACCTCCCTTGCTTCAAATCAAGCTCTGCCCCTGACCCAAGTGTTACTTTGGGCATGACCCAGCCCTCTtagggcctcagtgtccccatctgtaCAGTGGGGACAGGATTGTGGCTGTTAGACCAGATGAGGTCGGAAATGGGAAATCTCACTTCTGGCCGCCTTGGAATATTGCAACATCATGCAAATAATTTACTGTGTGGCATTAGGCCGGACACACACCTTCTGTGGACCTCAGTTTTGCCCggtataaacatttattttccttttttgtgcagCAAAAGCTATCAAAAAGTAAAAAGGCAACCCGCAGAATGGTAGGAAATGTTTGCCAATCTTATAgctgataaaaaattaatagccaGATTATATATAGAATCCCTGAAATGGCCCCAGGCAGGTGATAGGAGGCCCAGTCCTCCGGGAGGAGGGGGCGTTGCCTCTAAGCAGGGCTCCAGAGTGGGGCAGGCTGGCCCCGCCGGACAGGGCACAGACTGGACCTGCAAGGGAGAGAGCTCCCATGGGCAGGGGCAGGCAGGTGGAGGGGCTGGCACCAGCCCAGCTGGGCATTAGAAGGGCGGATTAATCGGAAGTATGTTTGTTTCCTGGGAGGGCACGCTGGACAGGGCCTGCTCTGGTGCAGAATCCAGCCCTCTGGCCACCTGCCAGGCTCCCCCCCAGCCCCTGGAGCCCTCCTCAGGGCCTGCCCTCCAGTGGTATCCAGTCTGGGTGGGCTTCAAGAGGTCACCTCATATTCCTGCCGTTCCCCGCTCTCCCCACAGCGACCCATAGACCTGGGAGCCACACACGCTCAATCTGGCACCATTCCTGCAATTTCGATAAGAACCATTCTTGTCGTTAGAAAGCCGCACCATGCCGAGGTTTGATGAAACGTGAAGGTGCAGACAGCCTGCTTCCTCCCCCAATGCCCCTCCCAGTCTCACTCCTCCAGCTGTTCTGCAGGTTTCCTTCTGCcgtttgtcttttaactttgtttaAAGTGCTTTTGTTCAAAAGgttggatggggtgggggggtttTATTTAGCTAAATCAGTCTTTGCCTTTATGGCTGATAACTGGAATACATTGCGGGAAGACGCTGCACAGTTCCAAAATTATCACAATACATTCCTGGATTTTCTGGTACCGATTTTACCACATATGCTATATAGAGGGATAAGTAGATAGACATGCTCTTTCGTGCACACACAAGATTTGGATGTAGAAAAACTTCAATGCCCTCTAGCCAGATAGGTTGGTTATAAGAATCGTCCTGaatcacagaggttgccagttcaatccccggtcagggcatgtacaggaacagatatcgataaaataaataaaattttttttttttaaaagatcaggccctggccggttggctcagcggtagagcgtcggcctggcgtgcgggggacccgggtttgattcccggccagggcacacaggagaagcgcccatttgcttctccacccccccccttcctctctgtctctctcttcccctcctgcagccaaggctccatcggagcaaagatggcccgggcactggggatggctccttggcctctgccccaggcgctagagtggctctggtcgtggcagagcgacgccccagaggggcagagcatcgctccctggtgggcagagcgtcgcccctggtgggcgtgccgggtggatcccggtctggtgcatgcaggaatctgtctgactgtctctccccgtttccagcttcagaaaaatacaaaaaataaaaaataaaaaataaaataaaaataaataaataaataaaaaaaagatcagtattaagaaagaaaaacttgaatGCATCCAGACTTTGTTTTtatgtatggtgtgaggtagggatcTAGTTTAATTTTTGCTCAATTAGTACCCAGGAGCCACAACATGGTACCATAATCGAAGAGCCCATCTTTCCTCTGTAGCTCGGACACAGAGTCAGCGCACATCTCGTGGTCCCTCTTCCACTTCCTCGAGCCCCTGCCCCTTCCTGCACCCACGCAGACTCTGCGGGCTTCTCTAGTGTTGCAATGCGTGCTGTAGAGCGTCTACCCTCCTCTTTGTTTCTCCGTTTCTCCGACACTTTCCCTGTCAGGGGAACTTTAGAATCCGCTCATCAAGTTGCATTTTTTAACAGCTGGGCTTGGGCTGGCCTTATGGGTTCGTGCATGGGGGATCAATTTCCTGGCCAGTCAGCCCTTCTCTTTCTGGAACACGGCATCCTCCCTCCGC
This genomic interval carries:
- the SUN5 gene encoding SUN domain-containing protein 5 is translated as MPRSSRSPRDPCDPPEEGAHPCRDHRPRRVVQRGRNVNRTTEECLPSMNNAFMLPLRLNTTPSPGLTQCILACVSWITCLACFLRTQAHQVLFNTCRCKLLFQKLMEKTGVLVLCALGFWMCSMHLPSKVEVWQDDSINSPLQSLRMYQEKVRHHTGEIQDLRGNISRLIAKLQEMEAMSDEQKMAQKIMKMIQGDYIEKPDFALKSIGASIDFEQTSATYAHDKARSYWNWIRLWNYAQPPDVILEPNVTPGNCWAFSGDRGQVTIRLAQKVYLSNLTLQHIPKTISLSGSLDTAPKDFVIYGMEGSPREEVFLGAFQFQPENVIQTFQLQNQPTRTFGAVKVKISSNWGNPRFTCLYRVRVHGSVTPPKEQPDPLP